A single genomic interval of Mesoplodon densirostris isolate mMesDen1 chromosome 8, mMesDen1 primary haplotype, whole genome shotgun sequence harbors:
- the LOC132495094 gene encoding cytochrome P450 27C1 isoform X1 produces MALLARILKARLSPAPERGPWQPRPRDARLPARARAEDKGAGRPGAPRAGGRTEGPRSLAAMPGPRTLANLVELFWKDGFSRIHEIQQKHTREYGKIFKSHFGPQFVVSVADRDLVAQVLRAEGAAPQRANMGSWQEYRDLRGRSTGLISAEGEQWLKMRSVLRQRILKPKDVAIFAGEINQVIADLIKRIYFLKSQAEDGETVTNINDLFFKYSMEGVATILYESRLGCLENSVPQATMDYIEALGLMFCTFKTSMYAGAIPRWLRPLIPKPWREFCRSWDGLFKFSQIHVDNKLREIQCQMDRGERARGGLLTYLFLSQELTREEIYANMTEMLLAGVDTTSFTLSWAVYLLARHPEVQQTVYREIVRNLGERHVPTAADVPKVPLVRALLKETLRLFPVLPGNGRVTQEDLVVGGYLIPRGTQLALCHYATSYEDENFPRAKEFRPERWLRPGNLRRVDNFGSIPFGYGARSCIGRRIAELEIHLLVIQLLQRFEIKISPWTKTVHAKTHGLLMPGEPIHVRFVNRK; encoded by the exons ATGGCTCTGCTGGCGCGGATCCTCAAAGCCCGTCTGAGCCCGGCGCCCGAGCGGGGCCCTTGGCAGCCTCGGCCCAGGGACGCCAGGCTCCCGGCGAGGGCGCGGGCCGAGGACAAAGGAGCCGGGCGGCCGGGGGCGCCGCGGGCCGGGGGCCGGACAGAGGGACCACGGAGCCTCGCCGCCATGCCGGGGCCGCGGACCCTCGCCAACCTGgtggagctcttctggaaggacGGCTTCAGCCGCATCCACGAGATCCAG cagaaacacacacggGAATATGGAAAAATCTTCAAGTCTCACTTTGGTCCTCAGTTTGTAGTATCTGTTGCAGACCGAGACCTGGTGGCTCAGGTGCTCCGGGCAGAGGGGGCCGCACCCCAGAGAGCCAACATGGGGTCCTGGCAGGAGTACCGAGACTTACGGGGCAGATCCACCGGGCTCATCTCCGC GGAGGGTGAACAGTGGCTCAAGATGAGAAGTGTGTTGAGACAAAGAATTCTGAAACCGAAAGATGTGGCCATTTTTGCAGGAGAAATCAACCAAGTTATTGCTGATTTAATTAAAAGAATCTACTTCCTCAAGAGCCAGGCAGAAGATGGGGAGACTGTGACCAACATCAATGaccttttcttcaaatattcaatGGAAG GAGTGGCCACCATTCTTTACGAGAGTCGTCTAGGCTGCCTGGAGAACAGTGTCCCGCAGGCGACGATGGACTACATCGAGGCCCTAGGGCTCATGTTCTGCACATTCAAGACGTCCATGTACGCCGGTGCCATCCCTAGGTGGCTCCGCCCACTCATCCCCAAACCCTGGCGGGAATTCTGCAGGTCCTGGGATGGACTCTTCAAATTCA GCCAAATTCACGTTGACAACAAGTTGAGGGAAATACAGTGCCAAATGGACCGAGGGGAGAGAGCGAGAGGGGGCCTGCTCACGTACCTCTTCCTCAGCCAGGAGCTGACACGGGAGGAAATCTACGCCAACATGACTGAGATGCTGCTGGCCGGCGTGGACACG ACATCGTTCACGTTGTCCTGGGCAGTGTATCTCCTCGCGAGGCACCCGGAAGTGCAGCAGACCGTGTACCGGGAGATAGTGAGGAATCTGGGGGAAAGGCATGTTCCCACGGCTGCAGACGTCCCCAAAGTCCCACTGGTCCGAGCTCTGCTTAAGGAAACCTTGAG GCTGTTTCCAGTGCTGCCGGGGAATGGCCGGGTCACCCAGGAAGACCTGGTTGTTGGCGGGTATCTGATTCCCAGAGGC ACCCAGCTGGCCCTCTGCCACTATGCCACCTCCTACGAGGATGAGAACTTCCCTCGGGCCAAGGAGTTCCGGCCTGAGCGCTGGCTGCGGCCAGGAAACCTGCGCAGGGTTGACAATTTCGGGTCCATCCCCTTCGGCTACGGGGCTCGAAGCTGCATCGGGCGGAGGATTGCAGAACTGGAGATCCACCTCCTTGTGATTCAG ttGCTTCAACGTTTTGAGATCAAAATATCTCCTTGGACTAAAACTGTTCATGCAAAAACCCATGGGCTTCTGATGCCAGGGGAGCCCATCCACGTGCGTTTTGTTAACAGAAAGTGA
- the LOC132495094 gene encoding cytochrome P450 27C1 isoform X2, giving the protein MGSWQEYRDLRGRSTGLISAEGEQWLKMRSVLRQRILKPKDVAIFAGEINQVIADLIKRIYFLKSQAEDGETVTNINDLFFKYSMEGVATILYESRLGCLENSVPQATMDYIEALGLMFCTFKTSMYAGAIPRWLRPLIPKPWREFCRSWDGLFKFSQIHVDNKLREIQCQMDRGERARGGLLTYLFLSQELTREEIYANMTEMLLAGVDTTSFTLSWAVYLLARHPEVQQTVYREIVRNLGERHVPTAADVPKVPLVRALLKETLRLFPVLPGNGRVTQEDLVVGGYLIPRGTQLALCHYATSYEDENFPRAKEFRPERWLRPGNLRRVDNFGSIPFGYGARSCIGRRIAELEIHLLVIQLLQRFEIKISPWTKTVHAKTHGLLMPGEPIHVRFVNRK; this is encoded by the exons ATGGGGTCCTGGCAGGAGTACCGAGACTTACGGGGCAGATCCACCGGGCTCATCTCCGC GGAGGGTGAACAGTGGCTCAAGATGAGAAGTGTGTTGAGACAAAGAATTCTGAAACCGAAAGATGTGGCCATTTTTGCAGGAGAAATCAACCAAGTTATTGCTGATTTAATTAAAAGAATCTACTTCCTCAAGAGCCAGGCAGAAGATGGGGAGACTGTGACCAACATCAATGaccttttcttcaaatattcaatGGAAG GAGTGGCCACCATTCTTTACGAGAGTCGTCTAGGCTGCCTGGAGAACAGTGTCCCGCAGGCGACGATGGACTACATCGAGGCCCTAGGGCTCATGTTCTGCACATTCAAGACGTCCATGTACGCCGGTGCCATCCCTAGGTGGCTCCGCCCACTCATCCCCAAACCCTGGCGGGAATTCTGCAGGTCCTGGGATGGACTCTTCAAATTCA GCCAAATTCACGTTGACAACAAGTTGAGGGAAATACAGTGCCAAATGGACCGAGGGGAGAGAGCGAGAGGGGGCCTGCTCACGTACCTCTTCCTCAGCCAGGAGCTGACACGGGAGGAAATCTACGCCAACATGACTGAGATGCTGCTGGCCGGCGTGGACACG ACATCGTTCACGTTGTCCTGGGCAGTGTATCTCCTCGCGAGGCACCCGGAAGTGCAGCAGACCGTGTACCGGGAGATAGTGAGGAATCTGGGGGAAAGGCATGTTCCCACGGCTGCAGACGTCCCCAAAGTCCCACTGGTCCGAGCTCTGCTTAAGGAAACCTTGAG GCTGTTTCCAGTGCTGCCGGGGAATGGCCGGGTCACCCAGGAAGACCTGGTTGTTGGCGGGTATCTGATTCCCAGAGGC ACCCAGCTGGCCCTCTGCCACTATGCCACCTCCTACGAGGATGAGAACTTCCCTCGGGCCAAGGAGTTCCGGCCTGAGCGCTGGCTGCGGCCAGGAAACCTGCGCAGGGTTGACAATTTCGGGTCCATCCCCTTCGGCTACGGGGCTCGAAGCTGCATCGGGCGGAGGATTGCAGAACTGGAGATCCACCTCCTTGTGATTCAG ttGCTTCAACGTTTTGAGATCAAAATATCTCCTTGGACTAAAACTGTTCATGCAAAAACCCATGGGCTTCTGATGCCAGGGGAGCCCATCCACGTGCGTTTTGTTAACAGAAAGTGA